A window of Limanda limanda chromosome 4, fLimLim1.1, whole genome shotgun sequence genomic DNA:
AAACTAAGCTTTTTTGCATAAAATGTAGACATATATGCCCATCTTTTCTGCATGCTGAAAAAACTTGATGCTGTAAGATAACAGTTTAGATTTTGGGGCACATCTGCAAAGTTAAATGTTGACGGCCACTAATACTTTACAATATGAGGAAAAAGTCTCACCTTGCAAGATTTTCAAAGTTTGTTAAATGTTATGAGAAACCtgacatgtgtttttgtgtctgtttgactCAGCCTCATAGGGGAGAAGGACTCCTTTCTGCAGCTGAGAGAGGAGCATGGTGTTGCATATCAGCGCTCCTTTCCTGGCTGTCAGTTGATTGACTGGCTCCTTCAGAATGGAGAAGCAGAGAGCAGGCGCAGGGGCGTGGAGTTGTGCCGTGCATTGCAGGAGCATGGCATCATTCGGCATGGTGGGGAGAGCAATAATTTACACTGATGTATGATGGTAGATCACGCGCAGGCCATCAGTGGCTGCAAGCAGTGGGTGGCCAACTTGGAGTTCAGCAATCTAAAGCAAAAACGGTGATtgaatctttgagaaaaatttctttgtgctctctctgtctctgtctctgtctctcactccaACCAGTGGCAAACAAACACGACTTCTTCGACAGTGGAGTGCTCTATCAGTTCTGCATCAATTTTCGCCGCAGACGCCGACTATCTGAACTTTTAAATGAAGGCGAAGAGGACAACAGCACTGAAGGTGTGGCGGTGTCGACACAAGAAGACAACCACTCGGACAGTCCATTCCTTGTGCGCAAAAACCCACACCACGAGGGCAACAGTGCTTTCAACTctggtaaaaaataaaactctacCCTCTTTGTGAATACaaattacagcaaaataacttcaCTACTGATTAAATTATAGTGGGAACGAGTACAGACCTGAAACTAGCTGCAAGTGGGCGCAGGGGCAGCTTGAATTCCCTTCAGCTTCACTCTGCTGGATTTCCACCTTTTGCCCAGTTATCCTCCGTCTCAGTGGTGAGATGCAACCCTAAATCAGGCGAGTGCATAGTTCAGGTTCATCTGACTACAGTCTTAGGTTTGAGTATATTCACACTTGCTTGTGAAAGCGTGTAAACTAAATCTTTTCATGATTTCACAGTGCTTACACGACATGTTACATGTGAAGAATTATTGGCGCCTGGTGCACCCTTCATCAAGAAAGTGTTGACGGTGAGTTGCTGACCTACTTATGATCTTATGTTATTCTTTTTAATTGTATTGCATTATGTCCCTTAAACCTGGACATTATTCCCTCAACGTCTAAAAGTGGGTATACTATTAAGTATTTTATACCCTCTGTTTAAAGTACATTACAATATACCATGTCTGTGGTATTTATCTATTATCAGTACCTGCAATTTCATCAAATATGCCCAATAATTCTTATGTCTGTTTACATCGTATTTAACTATGTATTCAACATGTAATTTCATTCAGTTACCTGCAATATCCTAATGTCTGTTTGTACCTCAGTTATCTACTCACTCTTTGACTTATATGATAACTACTTCTTTACATTAGACAGCTTTAATACATACTCAGCAAACATCAGCAATTGCATTTGTGAGCTGGATGCAAAGTCATGTTTAGCGTGTGGTGTGAATGCCAATAAAGTGACTCTTGAATCGTAATGCCTCTTTCTAAGTTACTTTGGTGGAAACGTTCTGAGATCAAGCTTTTGGCCCGTTCATGGAAAGATGATGATTTAGGAGACATTATTTCATCCATGTGAACAAATGAAGTTGTATCTGACTACATCCAAGCTATACAGATTCCACTTGGTTCCTCCTGAATGTGTGATGTCTCTCTCACCATGATCACAGGTGATAGGAGACCTCCTGGGCTGGGGTTTTGTGGTCAGAGGCCGGGCTCCCTGTTATGTGCAGGCCGTTGACCCTGgaagtccagcagcagctgctggagttAAGGTTAGATACATGTTATAGctacacacatgacacacagataGAAAATTACATTTACAGAAACATCACCTATGTACCTGATGTAATCGTGTGTAGGTGCAGCAGTTTGTGTGCCAGGTGAACGGACAGTGTGTTCTGGACCTGCACTACAGGACCATGACCAGGCTGGTGATGACTGGACCTCGCACTGTTGTACTGGAAGTGATGGAACCACTGGAATGACAACAACTTGTCATCAAGTCAGCCTCTTTGGACATGTTCTggattttaaatataatgttgTTGAACATATGTCTGAAGGGGGCGGAGGTCATGTGCTCATTGgcaggaaaagaaacaaatcagaGAAATGTTTATCTTGGCTGGAGCAAGGGTAAACAATGCAAATGGTTGTGTTTTTACGAGCCTCAATGCCCGAACAACACTGTATGTTTTTATAACTGAAAATAAAGCATCGTAGTAACAGAACcgcaataaatacaaacttttgGCCATTCATCCTGTGCTCACGGCTCCCTGCTACGACTTCCGTCTTTTTGTCGTCGCCATTTTGGATTGAGAGTTGGCTCACTAGTGATAGATAGCGCTAGCTAGCAGCCTGGCCTGAGCAAGCACCAGGCGTAGTCAGAGGACATCGAGTGCCGGGTGGTGCTGTGGCTGTCTCCACTATCGGAGTCTCCTGTTTCTTGTGGCATGAGCACCGCTCTGCGCCGCCTTCTGCCCCTTCAGCTAGCTAGCAGCAAAGCAGATGTGTCAGCTAACTAGCTAGCGTGGTTAGCTAGCTAGCCGTGGCGCTGCAGAGAGCATCAGCACCGGCTCCGAGGAGAGCCAACCCCCCCGTCAGCCTGCACGTCCACGACCCGCCTCTCCACGTCTCTGCTAACCATTTAATGTAGCAAGGCGACCCGTGTGAGGCCAGTCTTCATACGTACAGAGAGGTGAGTCAAACCCGTCCAGGGATCTActgaagatggagagatgaatGCTAAGCGTCGCTAGCTTTGGTGATAAGTAGGTGGCCAAGTGCGTTCAGCGGGGCTAGGTTAGGCTAGCTCAGCCGGGCTAGcacacaaagcaaaacaaagcatGGTCTGTAAAAGTCTCATTCCGGTGATCACTAGACACGATGGAGCAGCACAGGTCATAGATCTGCTCTGTGCTCCACTATCATTGGTGAAATGCAGTATTGACATCAGTGTAGAAGGATAATGTGAAGCATGTTTACTGAGACAGCACCGGGCCCCGGAACAAACCAGAGCTGTGATCAGAGATGACCATGTTTATCGTAAAGAGTCAATGTGCTGACAGTGATTTGATGAATGGAGAAACGTGTTGAGAGCCTGTTCCACGCTCTTTTTACGGTGATGTGTGAATTATGTGTCAGCTTCTATTGAATTGTATTTTAAGCATCATCTAAGCCTAACTCGGACTAATAAGTGTCATTGTTTGTCAGGAGAGATGTATCAACTCCCAGTAAATAACCTGACCCGAATCAGGAGAGCGAGAAAACAAGTGAAGAAAGCCCTTGGAGACATTGGACTGGAGTTCTGCAAGGAGGCGGCAGAGGTGAGTGTGTTTTACTCAGATAATTCATGTTGGAAAAGCTCTAAAACTAAATTGAGAACCATAGCCTTCAATTAAGCTTATACACGATTACCAATAAGTGAAGTTTTAAAGGTGAGAAGATGTAACATTTGAATCTCTGGAGTCTCTATGCCAACTCAGGAGAATTTGTAAAAATCCGGCGTAAGATAAGTGTTGTTTAATGTCACCAGTACACTTTGTACATATTGACTATTCTTTGAAtaaaaattgtgtgtttgtctttacaATTTAATTACACAGGAGTTCAAAGAGTTTTGCCCTAATGAGCAGTTTGTGAAGGGCAGTTTCTGCCTTGATATCTGTGGATGGGATCCATCATATTCTAAAACCCAGGTAAATAACATTTCTGTTCTCcaaacgtttttttaaattctaacACCCAAAATCATTCATTCATGCTAATGAAATCATTTTGTTCCCCTGATGTTTTGTTAGGAATACAGGTCAAAGCCATTTTGCTGCACAGAGTGCCCATTTTCTTCCAAGTACTACTCAGGCTACAAGAATCACTTCCGCAATGTACACAGGAAAAGCTTTGACAATACGATTCTGCTCAACTGTCCATACTGCTCATTCACCGCAAGCAAGAGAACTTTGGAGACCCATGTTAAAATATTCCATATACCCAGCTCAGCACGGCAGAGCCCTGGGACCGCACAGAGAGCCGCACTGCAGAAGACCAACAAACCCCATCTTGATAGAATCAGACAGGGAGATGGTGTCGAGAGAGCAATGTACTTTTGCAAAAAATGCTCGTTCCGGGACAGTCTTTACAATGTTGTGAGAAGGCACATCTATAGGGAACATTTTCAGCATATTGTCTCACCATATCTTGGTATAGTTTCAGAATCGTCTGTCAAAAATGGTGCAAGTTCTGTCAATGGAAACAACATCCTTTGCAAACGCTGCCAATTTTCCACTCGTAACTACGAGGCTCTAGTACAGCATGTTATAGAGTACCACGAGCGCATCGGTGCTCAGGTAACCACTATGATTGGACATGCTAACATTGTAGTCTCCAGGTCTCAGGCCCTACCAGCTCCGTCTATGATCATTAACAGGGGCCACCCAATTCGAGCTGAACCAACAGCACAACCAGTGATAGGATATTTGAAGCCAGTGGCCCCTGTTGTTAAAAATCAGTCCCCCATTGCAGCCAAACAGATGCGGGTCACAGTTGCTGGCAACAACACTGTGACTGAAACTAATGCCGGTGGTGTGTGCACAGCCCAGACACAGAAGTGGAAGATATGCACAGTTTGCAATGAGCTTTTCCCCGAGAACCTCTACAGTGCTCATTTTGAAAGTGCACACAAGGCAAAGAGAGTGTGGGCACTGGCCAAGTACATCATGAAAATCCACAACTTCACTAGCAAGTGTTTGCTTTGCAACCGCTACCTGCCCAGTGACACACTGCTCAACCACATGCTAATTCACGGACTCACTTGTCCCCAGTGCCACTCGGCTTTTCACAGTGTGGAGAAAATCATGGAACACAAGACTCAGAATCACCCCGATGACTTTGTGGGACCCCCAGGTGCATCGCCGCTAACGTTCGATCTCACGGTAAAACAAGACAAGTCCAGTAATATCCAGCTTGTTGTTCTTACATTTAACATGAAAGAGTCTACTAATGGTCAAGATCAGTCGGCCCCTGCTCAGAATAGTGCTCCACCTCAGGTCAAGGTCACCACTCAAAGAATGGTTGAGATCAAAAGTGAACAGCTAAGTCGGGGTTTATCCTCCACAAAAAGTGAAGTTCGCAAGACACTATGTCCGCTGTGTTTCACCATCCTCAAAGGTCCCATCTCTGATGCTTTGGCCATGCATTTGAGGGAGAGGCACCAAGTGCTCCAAACAATGCATCCTGTTGAGAAAAAGATGACATACAAATGCATTCATTGCTTAGGAGTGTACACCAGTAACATGGTGGCCTCCACAATAACACTGCATCTGGTGCAGTGTAGAGCAGTTGGAAGGAACCAGGCGAGCCAGGGCTTTAAGTCGGCCTTGACACTCAACTCGTCTGGGGCTGGCTTCCTCAAGAGGCAGCCACCAGTGCAGGCCACATCCAATCCTAAGAGGTTAAAGTTAAGTAAGGATTCAAGAATGTCCACAACTGCCATTGGAAATCAGGCTGAATCGGATGGTCTTGCTCTGGATCCAAGAAGCTATGAGCACAAGACATACGAAGCCAGAAAAGATTTCCTTACGGCCTACTTCAACCGTCAACCCTACCTTTCTACTCAGGAAGAGGAAAAGCTGTCTGCAAGTCTGTGGCTGTGGAAATCTGACATTTCTAGTCACTTTGTAACCAAGCAAAAGGCATGTGAGAAACACTGTGAGACCAAGAAGGTGTCTGTGCTGCTGGGCTTCGACATGCAGGCTCTCAAGAAAGTTAAGCACGAGATGATCTTTGAGGAGAGCAAGATCGTGGGCACCTCCAGGGCCAGATCTGGAGGCCTGAAGTCTGGCACTCCAAGCATTGACCAAAACAAGCAGTGTGAGACACTAAACTGTACCTTAAAactcagcacaaacacagagaccaTTTCTATTGACTCTGACAGTGAACCAGAAGCAGAAGAGAGACCAGCCGAGAATGGAAATGTTGACGTGAACCGAGAGGAGAACGTAAAATCCCTGGAGCCTGTGAGtctgacagaagagacagaaccTGTAAACACAAACGAGCCTTCCAGCGAGAAGGACGGTCAATTGCAAGATGGGAAAGCAGCTGCTTGGATGACTTTCTGTTAGTTCTGCTGCTTTGTGGTGTGCCTTGGTGGAGCAACAGTTCATGTTTAAAGGAGTGTATTAACTAAGATGAGAGGACAAACTACAGACACTTAAATATCAAATGAAATGTGTCACTAAAACTCTATTTCCACACATTCGCCACGTTACCAGTGGTGGAAACATGGAAAGGACTGCATTATAGTGCATAAATATACAGCTTATGTAAGTGACAGTGTATATATTTGAGTCATTATTCTTTGTTAGTCTCcatgaaatctgtgtttttcactggTTATTCACAAGACTTAGGATATCAACTTTACCTATTTctattggtgttttttttcttttctcgaCTGTGACAAAGAACTGTAACATCTCGTCATTTCACGTTTAGAAAGTGTAGAATATGCTAATTGCTTATgtacacattttaataaatgtttgtttaataaaaaatattttattttgttttctacaCCAAACACTGTCTGACAATCATCTTTTGGGCCAAATCTTGTCGTAAACTGAGTTTTGTTCAATGCGTAATGTAGCAGAGCCTCAATTGTCAAGTAGAACAGCAAAATAGTGTTTTATGATGAATTAATGTAATATGAGAAATGTAGGATTATTCTTTTGttcacatttttttcaaatgtttacaaGGCACTGCTGGAGGTagattacattattattattattattagaaaatTACACTTGATTTTTGGAACAAGAGGTCAGATACTGCTTGTAATATATCATTGATCATTCACacaaaaaaggttttatttacaaaaagtGCAACAACAGTAGCAAAGACGAGCCACACTGTTTAGTTTCAAAAGCTAAAACGATGACAGCAGGTTTGCAGTCACTCCACTCCCATTGGTCAGGGTTACACAAATAAAGCAGTGTCCCTTCTTCACCACTCTGATGTCACTCCTCGGGCCccctgacttcctgtctgcctCGGACGCTGATTGGCGCAGGAGCAGCGGGAGGGCGGGACTTCTGGCTGGTACAGTAGCAGAATTGGCCAACCGCCAGCGTGCATCAGCGCTCCGTCTGCAGCTGCAAGAATGTCCATATTGTGTCTGCAGGCTCACATCCAGCGTCTACTGACTCCATAGCTGCAGCCTCCCCGAGAAGCAGGCCTGAGCAGCAGTAAGTACACATGTCAGCCATCGAGCACAGCCAGGGATGCAGCTATCGGTTTGTAGGTGCGATCCCTGTGGAGTGTTTGTAAACAGCTAGTTAGCAGCGGAAGCTAAACCTGGCTGTATTTACGTGACCTGCAGCTGTCAGCGAGGATAGGTTGCCATGTAAACGCACATATTTGGTTTGACGCACATCGGAGCGATCTAAGGATCAGCTATTTGATTGCACAATGCCACAACCCTGCAAGTCAGCTGTTCGTTGTTAGGTCACGTTTGATGTGAAATATTTGTCCCAGGGTTTGGATCAGATTTGTCTGATCAATCCGAGTCATCCTGTAGTTTCCATCCATGTTTGTAGATCAGTCTTTGGACAGATAACTGAATCACACTGGGGACATCAAGACTGCATTACTGTTATTTTCAGATTTACTCCTTATCACTGTGTACTAATGCAGAACATGTGTTTGCACTAAAATACGATCCCATCAAttataatgtttaaaatatgcAGATCGGATGATTTGTACATCACTAGCAACTGTCCTGGTAGAATTTCATATCAGAGAGAAATGAATGGGAACCAGAGGATGTTTACAGCAGCACAAGTTGCATCACTTCTCCTGAAATGAACTAACATAACCTTCTCTCCCCCCTGGCTGCTCCCAGACGGCTGCTGCGAGGtgaagaagctctgatgtggcaGGCGACAGAGTGAGAGGAATGGCAGGAGAAAGCGTGGGGTCCGACTAggctggctgtgtgtgggagcttCACACTGTGGACACAATGTCGTACAGCAACAGGGAGCTGGTGGAGTTCTTTATCAGCTACAGGCTGTCTCAGAGGAACTACCCAACCTCTCTACTGAGGCCAGAGGATGCTGGCGGGAGGACTGAGGGAGCCAGGGCCACCTCAGCCGCCAGTAACGGCTTGCTGGTCAACTGCAGGGACAGGTGTGGTGAGCAGGGGACGCCGTCCGTCACcccgggtggtggtggtggtgtggagGCCGTGAAGGCAGCTCTCCGGGACTCTGCTGACGAGTTCGAGCTGCTCTTCAGGCAAGCATTCAGTCAGGTTTCCCTGCAGCTGGACATCACCCCTGACACAGCCTACCACAGCTTCAAGAGTGTGATGGATGAGGTGTTCAAGGACGGAGTCAACTGGGGACGTGTGGTGGGCCTGTTTTCTTTTGGGGGTGTGCTGTGTGTGGAATGCGTGGAGAAGAATATGAGCGAGCTGGTCTCCCGCATCGCAGACTGGATGACCATGTACCTGGATGAGCACATCAGTCCGTGGATCCAGAGCCAAGGAGGCTGGGTGAGTCTCCAGGAGATGGACCCAACATGCAGCCTCATTTATGACAGGCTGTGGGTGATCCAGTACCAATAACAAGCAGATTGGGGTCAGGCCATAATGTGACTCACACAATACAATCATTGTCCATATCCTTCTGAAACTCAGCATTTTAGTTATTAATTACAATCATTCAGTTACAGTGAGGATTAGTTATTAGTGCGACAGCAAAGCCTGGCTTCATGATACTTTACATAAAAATGATCCCACATGAATTTCACACACTATGAGCAGAGCATAGGCtttcagggttcagtatcttgccttAGCCAATCACTGTAGTTCCTGTGCTTTGGTAACACCAAACTGCTGAAACTCTCCTTTTTGagaatttaattcaatttattagTATTTCTAGGAGAACCAGGCTCAGTGTGCCTCTGCCTCGACCGGTTAGGGTGTATCAAATTCTCTCTACGTAGATCTTTAAAGGTTGCTCTGACCATTTGTAGCTGGGTTCTAATGGAGgagagcagctgcagccggTTTGGATTCATAGCAGTCACAAGTTATTCAGTGATttagtgaaaacattttctgccTTTGATTTGTATTCGCATGCTTGGTAAAACATTTTCTTACAACTTCTAAGTGTTATTTTTCAGAATGAAAGAAATGCAAAGTTTAGTTTTTGTATTGTCACTTTCTAATTTGGtttcactgcaaaaaaaaacaaaacagtttgatttaattttaaacttgttttaatTAACAATTTGTTACAATGTAATATGTTcggctttttattatttacgagaaaaaagggagaaaagatTGGAAAACAAGTATCAACAAAATTTGGTGCAAAATAGTTTGACCTCAACTTTATAATTTTGGTGAAGTATTCCTTTAATGTGGATGGATAGAAACATTAATATGACCTTATAACAAAAATTCCTCTCCCACTTGTTGTAATTCTACCTAAATCAAATTTCTTTTTCGTTACAGGACCGCTTTGCTGAGATTTTCGGACAAGACGCAGGTGCAGGAGCGCGGAGATATCATGACACGGTGAAGAGATGGCTGCTAGTTGGAGTGGGGGTGTTGACAGGAGTGCTGATTGCGATGCTCATCGCTAAGAGACAATGAAAGTGCTGCATCTCGTTTACCACAACGCTACGCCAACAGAAATACAACTAAATAGTAAATGTTTACaaaaagcccagtctgctcgtGCACTGACAGAATGTGGATTGGCTGAAGCAGTTTGTGGGAGTATCTATAACATGTAGCTTGGTGAGCTGCTACGCTTCCCACCCGCTTTGTCCTGTGTCTTTCATTGTTTTGAAAACAGAGCAGAGATTTTCACCTGTTACAGGCTGAAAACTCCAGACTGGAAGTGCTTTAAATGAACCTGATAAGCTAAGAATCAGTGGGAAAACGTAGAGCTGGATTGATGAGACTgcttattttttatgtttttcattgtgtgttatCCAAGGACCAATTTTTAATACCCTGAAACTGACAGAATATGTAGGTTATATTTCCTTTTCACTGTGTAATGCTCAGCTCCTTTTGTGGGCCGTACTGGAGTTTAAGGCATGcttagaaaaaataaataaatatatttatgtttttcttgtgtatttcttccgttttttcttttatcgACTGTAAGCAATGTGAAATCACACATGCAACAACAATAATTTGCCTAAAACCATCACACTTTAGTTGTGTATGCTATTTCCCTTATAGCAATGTCATATGTTTGTGTTAGAATTTCGTATTTATTATAAAGATTAAATGTTATCTGTTCAGGCTCCAAAACAACCATTGTGGAATCATCAGATTGATAAAGTTGTTAAAGTACAACAGTTCAGCTTCATCATCAGTCTGGAGTAAAGTACATTATGAGCCCAAATTGTTAGGAAAGTGATGTACAGTAAATTAATACAGCCATGTTGTGAATCCTGGAGATTTACTGTATTATCATAACTGTCGAAAACAGGATATTTTCTGGGTCAAACTATTAAAAAGATACTCACCACACCCATAAATGAATCAATCAGACATAAGTATATCTAAAACAGTTGAAAATACCCAGACCTTACCTTACATACATTATGCTTCAACATTTTGTTACTGCATGGAATGCAGAAAAACTCATGAACATTATCACTCACATATATGTATGCTAT
This region includes:
- the si:dkeyp-97e7.9 gene encoding DEP domain-containing mTOR-interacting protein, which encodes MERASSIRRKAMGRQHKAEVMIAGEQLRLRLHDGKQIKERRYHLRTYPNCFVAQDLIDWLVSHKEAPDRATAVCLMQHLMDHDIVHHACDKRSVFKDAKLLYRFRKDDGTIPFNLEVKIFMRGQRLYEHLIGEKDSFLQLREEHGVAYQRSFPGCQLIDWLLQNGEAESRRRGVELCRALQEHGIIRHVANKHDFFDSGVLYQFCINFRRRRRLSELLNEGEEDNSTEGVAVSTQEDNHSDSPFLVRKNPHHEGNSAFNSVGTSTDLKLAASGRRGSLNSLQLHSAGFPPFAQLSSVSVVRCNPKSVLTRHVTCEELLAPGAPFIKKVLTVIGDLLGWGFVVRGRAPCYVQAVDPGSPAAAAGVKVQQFVCQVNGQCVLDLHYRTMTRLVMTGPRTVVLEVMEPLE
- the adnpa gene encoding activity-dependent neuroprotective protein a; this translates as MYQLPVNNLTRIRRARKQVKKALGDIGLEFCKEAAEEFKEFCPNEQFVKGSFCLDICGWDPSYSKTQEYRSKPFCCTECPFSSKYYSGYKNHFRNVHRKSFDNTILLNCPYCSFTASKRTLETHVKIFHIPSSARQSPGTAQRAALQKTNKPHLDRIRQGDGVERAMYFCKKCSFRDSLYNVVRRHIYREHFQHIVSPYLGIVSESSVKNGASSVNGNNILCKRCQFSTRNYEALVQHVIEYHERIGAQVTTMIGHANIVVSRSQALPAPSMIINRGHPIRAEPTAQPVIGYLKPVAPVVKNQSPIAAKQMRVTVAGNNTVTETNAGGVCTAQTQKWKICTVCNELFPENLYSAHFESAHKAKRVWALAKYIMKIHNFTSKCLLCNRYLPSDTLLNHMLIHGLTCPQCHSAFHSVEKIMEHKTQNHPDDFVGPPGASPLTFDLTVKQDKSSNIQLVVLTFNMKESTNGQDQSAPAQNSAPPQVKVTTQRMVEIKSEQLSRGLSSTKSEVRKTLCPLCFTILKGPISDALAMHLRERHQVLQTMHPVEKKMTYKCIHCLGVYTSNMVASTITLHLVQCRAVGRNQASQGFKSALTLNSSGAGFLKRQPPVQATSNPKRLKLSKDSRMSTTAIGNQAESDGLALDPRSYEHKTYEARKDFLTAYFNRQPYLSTQEEEKLSASLWLWKSDISSHFVTKQKACEKHCETKKVSVLLGFDMQALKKVKHEMIFEESKIVGTSRARSGGLKSGTPSIDQNKQCETLNCTLKLSTNTETISIDSDSEPEAEERPAENGNVDVNREENVKSLEPVSLTEETEPVNTNEPSSEKDGQLQDGKAAAWMTFC
- the LOC132999990 gene encoding bcl-2-like protein 1; its protein translation is MSYSNRELVEFFISYRLSQRNYPTSLLRPEDAGGRTEGARATSAASNGLLVNCRDRCGEQGTPSVTPGGGGGVEAVKAALRDSADEFELLFRQAFSQVSLQLDITPDTAYHSFKSVMDEVFKDGVNWGRVVGLFSFGGVLCVECVEKNMSELVSRIADWMTMYLDEHISPWIQSQGGWDRFAEIFGQDAGAGARRYHDTVKRWLLVGVGVLTGVLIAMLIAKRQ